DNA from Bradysia coprophila strain Holo2 chromosome IV unlocalized genomic scaffold, BU_Bcop_v1 contig_81, whole genome shotgun sequence:
TCAGCTCATCAACTTCTGCAACCATTGCTCAACAACATCCTCTTTCCGTTTCCAATAAGTTTCAACAAGGCCTACAGTCTGATAAAATCAATGGTCCAATTCGACGCAACCAGCAATTTACTGGAACTGTTAACATTTGCTGAGTGCAACGGTGACGTATCATCGGACACCAAAGAAAAAGCTCGACTGGCTTTTCATCGGAAAACAGCTGCCTGTAAGGTGAAGGCATGCGTGACACAAATAAAAGATCTTCTCGAACCCACTGCTTACGAGCAATTCAATGTGATCGAGATAATCCTGCCACACATAACGGAAATGCTGTTAAATGGCGAATCGGGCATCTTAGTCGCTTGGTACTTATTCGACGATCTGGCAGCCGCACTGGGTCCGAAATTAACTTGCGAACATTTACTGCGTCCCATTTTGCATTTATACGAAACCGATAACGAGGAGCGTTTGTATTTCCTGAACAGTAATTCCGATTACTCAATACAATACAGCTCCACAGCATCGCTGAAAAGTATGAAGGCTGTCAAACTGTACCATCACAGCTTTCTACAGCGGCTGATTATCCGCTTCGGTCTTCGGAAGTTCTTGGAGAATTTCATCTCGCCGTTGATTGAAGCTGTTGGTGGATACAAAGAAGTGGTTGATGTGGAACCAGACACTGCAACAGTTGACAAGCAAATGGAACTTGTCGAATCGAAAGAAGAAAAGGAGGATGAAAATCTGGACGTACAGCCGGATGTCTGTGCAGAGCAAGAGGAAATGTTTACGTTTGACGGTGAAATGGATAGAAACAAAGTGCCCAATCAAGACGAAAGCAACAACAGTGATAACATCATGAAAATTATGGATcagtttgacatttcatcgGAAGGTGAGACAAGTATTTCAAACAAACTGACCACTAGGCACTAATGGTTGGTACATTTTACAGGTAGTCTACTCGAACTCCATCTCAACAATTCAACAGCAGAAGAAGCAATCGAAGGGCCGAAGGCTGAAAGTGCGGAAAAGGAGTCTAAAAGTGGCCCAAGGAATATTGGCCCAAAATCGCCCGATATCCCAATACCAACATTTCGCCGGAGTACCGAACTCAGCACAATTGATTGCGAGATCGGCAgcaattcaaagaaaattgatcCGAATGAGTTGATGGCAACTGAACCGAAGAAGCCAGCAGAGACGAAAAAACTACTTCCCAACAAACCCGCCACGAACAACCACGAAAATCGAATATCTGAAATGAGTGCCGAAAGTTTAATTTGGCTGTCGTACCGGCTGGGACCGATTTTGACGGGCAGATACATTTCccgaaatttactgaaaatgttGACACTGTGCTACGTCGGCCAGGAGAATTTGATACCTCTGCCGTATCAAGACATCGAAAAGAAGGAAAatcttttgacattttcaatatCGAACGGAATCGTTGTGGGAGACGTTAATGCTGCAAAGGTTCTGGAATGTTTAACGTCAATGTCAGCATTGTACGGCGATCAATTTGTGCTGCTTCAGTACTTTCCGCATGTCAGCGAACTGATACTTTTGTGCAAAAAACGAATAACATCCAGCCTGGAAGGCGGTCTTATCAGCTCTCTGCAGCTGCTGAAATATTTGGTTCCATGTCTCACTGATGCCGTCATTATGGATCAACTGCATGTAATTGAAATTTCCTTTTCCAAAAACGTCTCGTCTCTTGACGGCAACATTTTTCGATCATTTTGTTGCAGGATGTGATTCTGAAGAGCATCATCAATCCGATAATTCGGCTGCTTGGGTCTAGTAAATGTCTGATGCCGAGCGGTTTCTTGGCAAGGGGAGTACTGGCACGGAAATTAATCGATGTGTTTTACGTCATTGCCGTTCGAATTGGTCCTGAGATGACGAGAGAACATTTATGCGTACCGGCTTTGCAGAGGTTAGTGTCTGAACTGTAAGGTTATGAATAGATCCAGTTTGATCTGACCTGAAGCTTGAAGAGAATTGACAGTTGATCgagaaaattcacgaaataattttcacaaatcCTGGCTCTGCCTTACATAGTAGCATCAattctactacttctttcGCTTAGTggttgatgcaaaatcttctacttcattagtttaaccatccattttattatataagACGATACGAGCCAGAGCACAATGCTTATTTGTCGTCGTCGTTTTCAGTAACAGATGACTTGTCACTTCTAAAAGACTTTGATTACCTAGTTTgtgaattaacaaaattttccgatttttctcAGATATTTTCTAATCTTCGACAAAGCCTATGGGATATCTGAACACTTCCGTAAAAGTGAACAGCGGAACAAGGTATGATACAGACCACTACCATAATTACAACCATCGAACGCATaacattcaatttcattccaGAACGACGACGCAAGTTCAAACTCATCGGACGATTCCAATTTTGTCGAAATTCGTCGAGGTACTGTTGCCCCTCGCGAATGGAGTATGACCAAAGGAGCTccaattcaaatttcactGGCCAAAGCGAAGGGTGACAGTTCAGTGGAAAGCATAACACCTCCTCCGTTAGCGAACATGGAAAACAGTTTTGCAACGTCAGTCGTCACCCGTGATAGAGAAGAAATTGTCGAAGTGTTCACTCCGAATCTAGCGCACGTGTCGTTTATTCCGTTCCTGAAATTTCTCGGCGAGGCCACAATGAATCAAGTCGTCAAGAATATTTCGCTGATTTTGAATCTATGCCACGAATTCGAGCAACCCGACTGCAAATTGGATCAGTACAGAGAGTTCGATCTGTCATCGTCAAGCAAATTTCGGGAATATGACGATTCCGTCGACGATCAGTATTCGAATAGTTTCGGGACAACGGTTGTCGGAAATCGCATCCAAGTGAAACGTGCAATTGAATCGGAAATCGCACCGACTGAAATGTTGGACTTGGTCGCGTACAAGTACGAGCAAATTAACACGGCCCGACATTTGACTGGACACTGGACGATATATTGGGAGCATGAAATTGGATTGTCCGAGAAGGATTACAGTTTCAATTTGAAGCAGATCAAACTGCAGTCATTCGTCGGCCATTCCAATTCAATCAGATCGATTTGCTGTTTGGATAATGAAAACAGTTTTATGTCGGCATCCAAGGACAAGACCGTCAAACTTTGGTCGATGCGAAATCAGGGCGATGGCAAAGAAATATCGTCCTGTCAATTTACGTATACCAAGCATCGAAAGTCAGTTCATTCACTCGCATTTCTAGAATCCTTACGGCTGGCCGTGTCTTGCGATTCAGGTGTACATCTGTGGGATCCGTTCGACGGTTCAATACTCAGTCAATTAGACTCGCACAAGCTGACGCCAATAAGTGTAGTGAAAACGTTCCCAGCTCCCAGTCCTCTCATACTATGCGGCACTGCTGAATCAACAATCAAGATAATCGATGCTCGAACCTTCGCGTATGTAAATGAATACAAATGTTTTAATGACCGAAACTGTGGCGGTGGAAGTGTTCGGTGCTTGTGTATATCGCCGAACGGTAAATGGGTGGCGATTGGTCTGAGTTCAGGTCAAATATGTGTTTTTGATGGGCTATCTGGAATAATTCTGGCTTCTTGGAGTTACCATGGGGAGTTGTTGCAGCTAGTTTTGACTAATGAAACGCTTATCAGTACTAGTCTTGATCATAGCATTTGCGTTTGGAAAATCGATGGGAAATTGCTGTTTCAACTCAAGTAAGTCAAAAGGAAGATGTGGGAAATCGTTTTTCTTCATTcgaaaaactaatttattttgcagAAGTCCAGCCGAGCCTGTACATTGTTTACTGAAGAACGAAAAGGAACTGGTTTTCGCTACACCAAATAATCGAATTGGAGTCTATCCAGCAATTGAATCAGGTAGTTCGTATTCAATAACAAAACTtagatctgaaaatttcaaaggCGTGGTGACTAGTATATCACTTCAACCGTTGAACAGAACATTGCTGATTGGAGGTGATAACGGTGTAATCACTTTGTTTTGTTAAGTGTAACTTTTGTCATTCAATTTGAGGAAATAAAATGAGGCTATTTTGAACAGAAGatccgaatgaattttcatgttAGAACATCACTTGGTTGTGCGgccaaaattttagaaaaacgtTGGGAATGATTAGGAATTAGTCTAATCTCAAACTACAGTCCAcaacatctcaaatgtctcataTCTTATGATTTccacgttttcaatgaattccacACATCAGTGCAAAGTCTTGGCTTACGCATTTTCACTTATGTCTTTAAgctgaattaaattaaatttgaactcACAAATTGTacacaaacattaaaattaaatttaaagaaatcaattagaaaatgcaaaactACATTGAAATCACAACACAACTAACTGACAGTTgcacattgaaaaaaaaatcatgtacCAAGGCATGTCCATTGAAAGGTGAGGGTTAAATTCAAGTTTAAATAAATGCATCTCAGCTATtttatctgacaaaaatttcacaacattttcataGTGACAGTCattaaaagatttcatttgcACCATCCATAAGTCTTGTCAATTTCTGAAACCacacaatttttacatttcgttctgctttctttgaaaattcataaattcataatGCCAAAATAgctttgttccaaataactgtaaacacgaattttttTCGGGCCGAACGAgcacgatttcatccatagagatcggtttcatataaatattgatgaggttgtatctctatggatgaaattcgACAATCATATGGCCTCGGAATAGGATTGTCGTGTGACGTCTAATGAAACCAAATAAATTACCGCATCGACttagatttttaattagatgGTTGCGCGATTCACTGTCACAGTAAacgagaaaaagaaatgacCGCAACTGTGGTATTATTTGTATTTGGTGAATTCCTCGCAGCTGTCACTTCTTTTTTGCGTTAATGTCACAACGAAGAATTCAACTTACTTGAAACACAACACACCAGCGaccatttatttttgatttaatgtcATCACGAAAAAAGGCTGTTGGCGCAACCTCCTAATATACAACCTTGGCAACCACAGCGGATCATACTGATACAGAGTGTGAGCTGTGTGGAATGTGTGGAATTCATAAGAtatgagacatttgagatatTGTTGACTGTACGTTTtcctgatttaaaaaaaatcatttcctgCCCACTATTCTCTCGAAGTATGTCGAAAAGACTAACAAGGCTTAAGAGGCAACGACGCTTTGCTGGTGCTTTTTAAAttctggattttagtttacttttgatgttATCtatccaccagaatcctttttcaaaaatgtacaatcgcaataacgaccacgaatttGTTCTTTTTCAATAGAATatagatttggttgcagcagtttgaccagctctgagaaaactgaacagtttatgaaaatttcggaaGGCTGCTGACGGGTACAaccaaatctaatttttatttaaactacacattcgtggtcgctATTGCGGTCGGataaaaaaggattctggtgaaaatatatcatcaaaaatgaaatacgagacacgcaaatgtaagctacaattttaaacaagtatcgatgcctcttaagagcaatgaaccctttgcaaatttgtaggcTTTAGGCGGAagaatattcgttttttgataataataatttctctgaaccaaaatcgttttttgaaaaagtaaaaccaaagcacctagcagggtaatagaaaaaaataaagtagtactttaatcgaagtatgcgaatatttccatacctttttgttcataatgtcattgtaaaattaccattaaggctgctaatggtattattggtatcaaaaaactactctatttgacgtgtaaaaacctctattaccctgctggGTGCTTTGGTAAAACCAATGAAGCAAGCAATTTGTGTTaattttgaaggaaaaattggtgtgtggatgataacttatcccacttggagaaacctgagcagattacataaatttacacaatcaaCAAAGGTTTATCCAAGTGGAGCGAGTGGTGCGTGCTTTGCTTtattggttttactttttcaaaaaaacgattttagttcagagaaattatcaaaaaacgaatattctTCCGCCTAAAtgcaggctaaaaatttgcaGAAGATCACTTGCTCTTAAAGAATcgtaaatagtattttttgcCATGACATTGTTTAAATCGACTCTCCACCGTGATGCGATGACGGTACATTTTGGgccaaatgaagaaaaatatagGACCTGTCGTCTAGCTGCAAAGTTGACAC
Protein-coding regions in this window:
- the LOC119072393 gene encoding WD repeat-containing protein 81; amino-acid sequence: MDALCCDLRIPKHQIKSTKTDNRFVVLTNRSWLKCIIKQKKVGDFPIYNSDRWPDNSKQSDKLDTWLILNISVIAKGNGTSVFAPSNQRDSASNDTPLCYSQLMHYISQTNYQNLWKFAHHKYSNVTSQTFHQPNIGKNVDKTTFKQVSFNDVLRDIISRMYNVSIIQIRSETSVDNTAALNDFTSFDAHANLCAAIAALETDSSFVIFHSSFIANNLLDCVTYSPAVLSKSYNKPLFLIYQLLQLTNHLHSRGMFLGNIHLSDMYMKQNLWLYVFPRIDASVLDCDKVIRMEEQQKTNDEPRTSPLSLHEHCKMWSQGKLSNYDYLTILNNLSGRRLGCPQFHHIMPWVTDFASRNGSNWRDLKKSKYRLNKGDAQLDLMFSQSLENAVPHHVSDILSEITYFVYMARRTPKHILCENVRSKWIPAEYPVSVQRLQEWSPDECIPEFFSDPLVFKSIHEDLMDLEVPTWATCPEDFIAKHREALESQHVSERLHHWIDLNFGYKLTGSAAVKSKNVCLSMVDEHTNLSDHGIVQLFNHPHPQKKYHTPWTSDVPPRIYSHHDSRRLTKSSEDITNYRYADHDNTQSDSTWNRDSGQDEYSSSIERSASYHMNVQKSQNQIILPKDYSPVAALNIIENMELFISNTFQKSNTTHSNASASTDSGDSKTDKNLVNNKKMSQNCKRLITEHCQRDLQVLGCIIVEIFLAQKIRPLSGLCLQSFEKRVEVCSNVLASNLDLVPKCVQYPASVLLNSQVNEMITERGLPPPSAHQLLQPLLNNILFPFPISFNKAYSLIKSMVQFDATSNLLELLTFAECNGDVSSDTKEKARLAFHRKTAACKVKACVTQIKDLLEPTAYEQFNVIEIILPHITEMLLNGESGILVAWYLFDDLAAALGPKLTCEHLLRPILHLYETDNEERLYFLNSNSDYSIQYSSTASLKSMKAVKLYHHSFLQRLIIRFGLRKFLENFISPLIEAVGGYKEVVDVEPDTATVDKQMELVESKEEKEDENLDVQPDVCAEQEEMFTFDGEMDRNKVPNQDESNNSDNIMKIMDQFDISSEGSLLELHLNNSTAEEAIEGPKAESAEKESKSGPRNIGPKSPDIPIPTFRRSTELSTIDCEIGSNSKKIDPNELMATEPKKPAETKKLLPNKPATNNHENRISEMSAESLIWLSYRLGPILTGRYISRNLLKMLTLCYVGQENLIPLPYQDIEKKENLLTFSISNGIVVGDVNAAKVLECLTSMSALYGDQFVLLQYFPHVSELILLCKKRITSSLEGGLISSLQLLKYLVPCLTDAVIMDQLHDVILKSIINPIIRLLGSSKCLMPSGFLARGVLARKLIDVFYVIAVRIGPEMTREHLCVPALQRYFLIFDKAYGISEHFRKSEQRNKNDDASSNSSDDSNFVEIRRGTVAPREWSMTKGAPIQISLAKAKGDSSVESITPPPLANMENSFATSVVTRDREEIVEVFTPNLAHVSFIPFLKFLGEATMNQVVKNISLILNLCHEFEQPDCKLDQYREFDLSSSSKFREYDDSVDDQYSNSFGTTVVGNRIQVKRAIESEIAPTEMLDLVAYKYEQINTARHLTGHWTIYWEHEIGLSEKDYSFNLKQIKLQSFVGHSNSIRSICCLDNENSFMSASKDKTVKLWSMRNQGDGKEISSCQFTYTKHRKSVHSLAFLESLRLAVSCDSGVHLWDPFDGSILSQLDSHKLTPISVVKTFPAPSPLILCGTAESTIKIIDARTFAYVNEYKCFNDRNCGGGSVRCLCISPNGKWVAIGLSSGQICVFDGLSGIILASWSYHGELLQLVLTNETLISTSLDHSICVWKIDGKLLFQLKSPAEPVHCLLKNEKELVFATPNNRIGVYPAIESGSSYSITKLRSENFKGVVTSISLQPLNRTLLIGGDNGVITLFC